A genome region from Raphanus sativus cultivar WK10039 unplaced genomic scaffold, ASM80110v3 Scaffold0455, whole genome shotgun sequence includes the following:
- the LOC108858764 gene encoding malate dehydrogenase 1, cytoplasmic encodes MAKEPVRVLVTGAAGQIGYALVPMIARGIMLGADQPVILHMLDIPPAAEALNGVKMELIDAAFPLLKGVVATTDAVEGCTGVNVAVMVGGFPRKEGMERKDVMTKNVSIYKSQATALEKHAAPNCKVLVVANPANTNALILKEFAPSIPEKNISCLTRLDHNRALGQISERLSVPVSDVKNVIIWGNHSSSQYPDVNHAKVQTSAGEKSVRELVKNDEYLNGEFITTVQQRGAAIIKARKLSSALSAASSACDHIRDWVLGTPEGTFVSMGVYSDGSYDVPAGLIYSFPVTCRNGEWSIVQGLPIDEMSRKKMDLTAEELKEEKDLAYSCLS; translated from the exons ATGGCGAAGGAACCAGTTCGTGTTCTCGTTACCGGTGCTGCAG GACAAATTGGATACGCTCTTGTCCCAATGATTGCGAGGGGAATCATGCTTGGTGCTGACCAGCCTGTGATCCTTCACATGTTGGATATTCCTCCTGCTGCTGAAGCACTCAACGGTGTCAAGATGGAGTTGATCGATGCTGCTTTCCCTCTTCTCAAAG gTGTTGTTGCTACAACTGATGCCGTTGAGGGATGCACGGGAGTCAACGTTGCTGTTATGGTTGGTGGTTTCCCGAGGAAAGAAGGTATGGAGAGGAAGGATGTGATGACCAAGAATGTCTCCATTTACAAGTCTCAGGCTACTGCTTTGGAGAAGCATGCCGctccaaactgcaag gttcttGTTGTTGCAAACCCTGCAAACACCAATGCATTGATCCTGAAGGAATTTGCACCATCCATCCCTGAAAAGAACATCAGTTGTTTGACAAGGCTTGACCACAACAGGGCCTTGGGTCAGATCTCCGAGAGGTTGAGCGTGCCCGTGTCTGATGTTAAGAACGTGATCATCTGGGGAAACCACTCGTCATCACAGTACCCAGACGTCAACCATGCTAAGGTGCAGACATCGGCTGGAGAGAAGTCAGTCCGTGAGCTCGTGAAGAACGATGAATACTTGAATGGAGAATTCATCACCACCGTTCAACAGCGTGGAGCTGCAATCATCAAGGCGAGGAAGTTGTCAAGTGCACTTTCTGCTGCTAGCTCTGCTTGTGACCACATCCGTGATTGGGTCCTTGGAACTCCAGAG GGTACATTTGTTTCAATGGGAGTATACTCCGATGGCTCTTACGACGTTCCAGCTGGACTTATCTACTCCTTCCCTGTCACTTGCCGCAATGGAGAGTGGAGTATTGTCCAAG GGCTTCCGATCGATGAAATGTCAAGGAAGAAGATGGATTTGACAGCAGAGGAGCTGAAGGAAGAGAAGGACTTGGCCTACTCATGCCTCTCTTAA